Genomic DNA from Oryza sativa Japonica Group chromosome 5, ASM3414082v1:
AAATTAATAGTATCATCGACGTAATGTACAGGGAGCTACTAGTAGCTTATTAATTAGTAGCGACGTGCCGCCTCCATCGCGGATGATGTCGAAGCTCAAGCTGCCCTGCTCTTGAGCCGCCtgagctcgacgacgacgacgctgatGTTGTCCCTGCTGCCGCGCGagacggcgagctcggcgaggagcgccgcggcgtcggcggccgagCTGCCGGAGACGGACTCCGGGAACATGGAGGCCGCGCGGCCGTTGAGGCAGTTCCTGGCGATCTTGCACGCCACCTCGTTGGACACCACGTCCCACAGCCCGTCGCTCGCCAGGATCAGGAACTCGTCCTTGTCCGTCCTCTCCACCACCCTCACCTCCGGCTCTGCGCTCACGAACGGCTTCAGGTAGTAGTCGCCTGAAATTCGAGATGCCTTGGCATTTGTTAGTTTTACATATGCCAATGCTATGAGCAGCAAGAGTTAGATTGGGCTTTTTTTTGCTTTTACCTATGGATCTAGAAGTGGCTAAAACACCAAGGACACGGTAACCGTTCCAGTTGATGACTCTGCCTCCAGCTGCTTCCACTCGTTCCAACTCGTCAGGCCGATCTGGCTGCGTAGTCAAAACAAGCATTATTCAGTTTATGACCCTGCATAATTCATGTTACATCTGAACCAGTTTACTGATGGGATCCTAAAATAATATCAGAGTCCACTCAAGTGAAGACACAAAATCGGAGCATCAACCTGTTTACGACAACAGCGCAAACAGTACACTGTTGCTAGTAAGTGGTGTAACCCATATCTTTTTCAGAACGGCGGCACGGGAAACATAAAAAGACAAGGTTCTAGAATGGGGGTAAGCTAGCTGATCGCTGTGCCCAACAGCTAACTTTTGGCACATTTAGTGGCCGAGACGCATCAGACCTACTAACCCATCTCATTGACGAACAGTAGTGTACTGCTGCTACTACCATGCTTTGGAGTTAACCCTGCAGTTGTGCTGTTCAACCGACAAAGTAAAAGGAGACTGTCAACGTGTAAAGCCAGAGATGAAATAGATCTTGCACTTACCACAACCACCCAAGCGACAGTATCAGTAAATATTTTGAATTGAAGTACACGATAATGGCATAATGCACTGTTAGCATCAAGCTATAGTTACATGGGCAAAATTTCCTACTACCTGCGTCCTTGGCGAACATTCGAAAGATCAAACTAGGTACAGTACTATGGAGTAGTAAGCATGCCACGTACGGATCTAACCAAAAAATTAATTGACGGCAATCAGAGCTAAATGTACACGAGTACCATGGATTACACGAATAACATTTGGCCATCCATATATCATTATAAAGAAGTAGTTGTACGGAGTGCCACGTAGCGTACCTTGTGGTCAGTGGAGAGTGGCAGCGCGACGCCACCGCGGGAGAGCACGGCGCGCGAGTCGCCGCAGTTGGCAACGACGATGCGGCGGCGTCCCacgacggcgaccacggcggTGGAGCCCACCGTCCTGAACCCCGACGGCTCGGTGCCGTCGAcgcggggggcggcggcggcgacgctcccGACGACCTCGCCGTCCATCCTCGCGAAGCTGGCCAACATCGCCTCCTTCCAGCGCACGTCGCCGCCCGACGCGCTCTGcccccgcagccgccgcaggCTCACCTCCTCCGCGAGCACAACGTGCATCCGCTTCCTGCACGCCTCCGCCACCCGCGACCCGCCGTGGCCGTCGTACACCGCGAAGAAgtcctcctcgccctccccgccgccccTGATAGCGCCCGCACCATCCCCCGTCGAAGCCATGAACGTCCGCTCGATGGCCACCGCGTCCTCCATCTCCCTCCGCCGCCCGATCACCGACACCGAGCCGTGCGACACGCACGCCGGCCAGCTCCGGGGAACAACCTCCGTCGACGAGTCATCAGACGACGACCCGTCCTTCACCGACCGGATTCTCTTCGCCGCCGCATCATCCTCCGCCGCCAGCCCGAGCCGCCGGAGCTCGAGacgtcggcgccggcgtgcCGCCGCGGCCTTGCCGTCACCTCCGGCTACTACAACTTCGCACGCGTGCCCCTCATCCGTCGCGCCCGTCTCCCTCATGTCCCACGCGTAGTAGAGAGAGCAACGGAGGAATCAAAGGGAAAGGCTCGCCGAGGAGGGCGAGGCGGGCTTTAATACAAGCCCACGGCGAAAGGTAGGAGAAGCAACCCGAGCCGTCGGATCGCGCGCGGACGGCCAGatgcgcgccaccgccgcgtggGACGTGGACGGACGAGATCGCCGGTGGCGCGTGGCGTGGCCGCCGTCTGGGATCCCGGGCCGGGAGAGAGACCACGCTGCGCCTGGTCCACCGGTACGCTCTCGCGCGCGGTCCATGTGGGCCCATGTTTTCAGTGACATAGGCTTAGGTGGAATGGGTCCACGTAGCGTTGGGATGGTTGGGACCATTAGGTAGGGGAGTGGGGCCCAGGAAGGGGTTTACGTGGAGGGAGAGAGTGGAACGAGGAAGTGTGGGGGCGCCCGCTCCCGCTGCGGCGGGGACAAATGTTAACCAGCGGCAAGGCAAAAGGGCGCGGCTTACGTGCAAGGAAACGAGATTCTACAGGAGCGAGCAAAACTGCAAAAGCCCTCTGTGTTTTTGACCCAAACCGCGCCAAAACCAAACCCACGTCTCACACACCTGGATTCCGGAAAAACAGTGTTGGGTCAAACAAACCACGCCGCGAACAGCCGGCGGATGAACGAGGTTTCGTTTCGGCGTTTCGAATGGCGGAGATGGTCGATGGCGTACGCCCGATTTGGAGCGTGGCGCGGGGGTGAGGGCCGCGTGGCGGGCGAGGTGGACACGCGCGGCGGATCCAGAGGCGCAAGCGCGAGAGGGAGCTCGGCTCATGCCGGGGTGGAAGagccagcgccatggcgcggcCTCGGGCTCCGTTTCCGGCGCAGcgccactgctgctgctgagtGGGGGCGACGTGGAGACGACCCGGGCCGTGGTCTCCGCTTCTTCGTACGAGCAGTGGTGACGTGGTCCGTTGTGGTCAGGCACTCGGTGCAGGCGCGGGATTCGAGGGGTGCCACGACGGCATGCGGGCAGCAACCATGGGAGGGCCATGCCGTTGCTAGCTTTCAACTTTTACGGCAAAGCTTGTTCATTCATGGTGATGCGTTGGATGGCGCTTTTGTCCGGTCGTTTCTGATCTCGACTTCCAAACGAGGGCGCGCACATGCATGCTCGCTCGCTCCATGATCAGTTCGGAACCAGCAACTGTTTTGTTCCAGCTCTCAGGATCTGGACAGGTGTGGTAGCACTCCCAGTACGTCACTGCATTAACTTGAAACCCGTACGTAGCTCCTGATCAGCAAATTAATGTTCGTTGCTACTAGTAATAGGCATTACACGTCCTTCACAATCACTTCATCTGTACTCGAGCCATTTGATAGCATCATGATCACACAGTACTGGACATGAGGTTAAGCGGGAGCAGAGATGCTTTCCCGTTTGAAACTTAATGTCACCTGCACGCTAGCTAAAACAATACTGAATGCTAACAATGTGCCCCTTGGATACTATCATGATCACACTACTGTAGAGTGATGTATTAAAAATAATTGTTGCTAATTCCGAGCTTAGCATATTTAAGAAATTCGAACATAAAAAGGAGCAGAAAATATCATCTCACTTTCTCAGTACTACTCTCAGTACAATAACAGACTATAAGCCAGATATAAACATATTTCAAGAATATAAAATAGGAGAGAGAacagcagcgggctatagatttatagccacTTGTAGTACCAATTATAATTTGTATAGTATacgtttataggtaactattgtatgaatcggttattaaattgactataaatgatttaaagCTAATAGCTGGCTATaccattaaacttgctctaatactGGTATCTCTCTAAGCTAGCGTTGTGTTGTCGCTTTCGGAGAACAACGCATGCATCAATGCATCATGATTAATTCATGCATGGCTTAGcttttttaagatttttaagCACTTAGAGCAGttacaatagcaagctataaaccagctataaatatattttaaaaagataaaacaagagagagaagagcagcggactacagatctatagccagctgcagcacgaactctaagacgtaatatgtgtatgacaggtgggatcagatattaatagtatagtaagtaaatattatataaattagctattacattggctataaatgatttgaagctaatagttgactatactattaaactctTAGCGAGCTAAGCTCAACTTGTTAGGTCTGATCTGATGCAATGCAAAGCGGACAAGATTCCGCGCGCGGCCGCCATAAGCATGGCCTCGCAAATTTGTGTAGCATCGCCTTGACGGCAATGCAACTGTGGGCGGATCTATCATATGCACGCGCGCCTGAATATATGTGCTAGGCTGCTAGCTACTTTCTCCATCTCATTTTAAATGTGTTATAATTTTTCGTGTCTAATTTGAccgttttattttatttttttataattaacattatataattattatatgataaaaacataaataatactttatgcgtgacttatttttttagttttttaagttttttaaataagatatacCATTAAAATTAGACATGAAAACTCATAAGTTATAACTGTGTTTAAAGTGGAATGGAGGGTAGTAGATTGCAAAGCTGCCAACGGTATTATATATGCTGTATTATTATTAGTACAGCGCATGTACTCCTTTATAGTATCAGGAAGCGACTTTCGTAGACGTGGCTCTCTCTCGAACGTGCAATGCATCGTACCATACTACCATTAATATTACCATGTACATTAGTACTCCCTTTATAGTAGTACGTGGTTTCTAGCTGCTTTTCTAAGGCTAATTATCCTGTGGTCAGGTCATTGCAAACTTGCCGTTCCAGCTACGTACCTGTGAAAAAACCACGGCGCGTTCGTCGTGTCCTGCTGAGTGCTAGTACGTACATATATACGTGTCGACATGGCATCGCATTATTCAGCAATTCACTGAACCTGATCATCGATCGAGTGCCATGCAGAGGATGAGACGATAGTTACAGGTAGTGCTCATCCTCTGATACATGTAAACACGCACGTGGTCGAATTCGTTCGGTACAACTCTGGAAAGAGACCGAATCGAAGCAGAGTGAGCTGGACTACCATTGCAGTAGAAGTCCTGGCCCGATCgtaaatactccatccatcgtCCTAATAAAACTTAACTTCGTACTACGATATGATATATTTAaatactagattttttttttaaggaataaAGGGATCACGTAGCATCTCCATCATTAATGGTACGATTGACCTAACGTTTCCGATCGAATCAGCATGCGACGATGCGTTGGCTCGTGAATCTGCCATCGATCGCGTGTGACTGCGTTGCTGCCCCCGCGATCTTTTCTCCGCGCGGACAGcgacgtgcgcgcgcgcgccatgtGTGTGGCGGAGACACGGATTCCACCCGTGCGCGAGCGCCGTGTTTGGGTTTTgaaggcgatcgatcgatcgattcgtTCGGTCTGAGCCGAGCCGAGGCCATGGGGCGTCATATGGCACGTACGTGGCGGGGGACCGATCGTTGCGTCGCGCGCGTTAACATGGTTTGGATTTTTGATGGCTACTCTCTTCagttcattttaattaacgttTCGAATAATGACACGATCACTTtactttgaccttatttttctattataatatacacaataaataaatgtatgtttatttttattatagtgttttgaaagacaaatttatttatattgttctagtttctttaaactaaactAGCACAGTGACCCGCGCAGATTGTGCGGCTAGCagcattatattttctctcatataatagcatatatatttcctcattatattattcaaatatattaaaatgacaatataattttaaattttgcaataactttacaaaactactaatgggtaatattcatattatattttatataagtgttagttattaattatttttaatatcaaattttagttatttgtaaattatatatattcctatatgtactttagactcgtcttttaatatttccttttttcaattccgaattttctgtaaattgtatttctagataGACTCTATGcgcttcttccaatattatttatttttatttttgaatttttattatttctaattgtatttctatgtggactctaaactcatctttcaatattctttaatttttaattttgaatttcagttaattctaaattgtattcctatattgactttaaactcttcttcccatgtttttcttaatttggaattttagttgtttgtaaattgtatctttatatctctacttttaattttattatgtttattccaaattttagttagttttaaaatcctatatggactttatactctacttctaatattccttattttttaattccgaatttctatttttattaattgtatttctatatggactctatactctacttctaatattgcttatttttaattccaaatttttattatttcctaattgtatttctatatggactctatactctacttctaatattccctatttttaattccgaatttcagttatttcctaattgtatttctatatggactctatactcgcttctaatattccttatttttaattccgaatttcagttatttcctaattgtatttctatatggactctagtctcctcttctaatattccttattttttaattccgaatttcaactatttctaaattgtatttctatatagactctagtctcatcttctaatattccttattttttaattccgaatttaagctatttctaaattgtatttctatataaactctgccttttctttttctccgattaatgtgagaatttctaggccatgagagcgttatttgtaaattatatatattcctatatggactctagactcgtcttttaatatttccattttttaattccgaattttctgtaaattgtatttctagatagactctatgctcttcttccaatattatttatttttatttttgaatttttattatttctaattgtatttctatgtggactctaaactcatctttcaatattctttaatttttaatttcgaatttcagttaattctaaattgtattcctatattgactttaaactcttcttcccatgtttttcttaatttggaattttagttatttgcaAATTGTATCTTTTTatctctacttttaattttattatgtttattccaaattttagttagttttaaattcctatatggactctatactctacttctaatattccttattttttaattccgaatttctattttttttaattgtatttctatatggactctatactctacttctaatattccttatttttaattccaaatttttattatttcctaattgtatttctatatggactctatactctacttctaatattccctatttttaattctgaatttcagttatttcctaattgtatttctatatggactctatactctacttctaatattccttatttttaattccgaatttcagttatttcctaattgtatttctatatggactctagtctcctcttctaatattccttattttttaatttcgaatttcagctatttctaaattgtatttctatatgaactctgccttttctttttctccgattaatgtgagaatttctaggccatgagagcaaacgtggaggctcttttttctattcctttaatttctaaattgtatttccatatgaattctgttttttctttttctccgattaatatgagaatttctaggccatgagagcgaacgtggagacttttttttctattcctttaataatataatagatagatatttttaaaattattgatgatcaaagttataaaaaaattaattttaattttgttcgAAACGTCAAATTATGATGTAACCGGACGGAATAGTCAAGTCGGCCTCGCGCGAAAGGCGTACGTTACGTGGGTTGTTCGAGAGGGTTCGGCCTTTTTCACGGCGAGCGACAGATTCCCCCGGCCCCGTCGTGTCAGTGTGTTTCCTACTGCTACGGAGCAGCAGATTTTTGAGGGCCGCGAAGCCACATGTGCAACATGAACAGGATGAGTTCGGTTTGGATTTGGGACGAGAGAGGCAGACTTCAGACTTCTTTGGTGCAGCATCTTGAATGCACAGCGCGCGTACTCTGCCCGCTGACTCATTAATCAGAAGGAACTGGCCAGCGCTGCTGCGTTGGCCCGACAAAGAATCAAAAGGCCGGCCAAGAAACAACCAAGGTCAATATAGGCCGGGAGTTTATGGATCCTCCCCGGTGAGTTCTTTGAAAACAAAAAGGTGGGCTGGAGTTTTAATCTCCGATCAATTTGGGCTAATTCTCTCTACAGGCCTGAAGAAAATCATGGAAgaaaatgagttttttttttaattttctctctGAGcccgaaaaaaaattatggaattTATGGGGGACACGTAGTTTGAAATCAGATTGTTGCAGCTGAACTTCTGAACAGGCAATCACTTTAGATACTCTACTGAAAATTGACCTCAAGGCTCAAAGTAGCCGCGACAGCAGATTTGCCCAGATTCTGCCTGAGGctgagtttagtttcaaactttttctttaaacttccaacttttccatcatatcaaaactttcctacacacacaaactttcaacttttccgtcacatcatttcaatttcaaccaaattttcaattttagcttcaatttcaaccaaattttcaattttgacgtgatctaaacacaccctgaatcAAAGCAATGATAGCAGCATGTGTGACTGTGAGATGAGAGGATGTAGTATGCACCACGGTACCCACCGTACGCAACCTAAAGAAAAATGTGTTGGCAAGAAATACGGGGCTCCTGATCTTTCTTTGAACCAAATATACAGGGCCGGTACAGTGATATTTACATAACTACTCCATCTGCCTGAATCTTGCTGTAACTGATGCAGGAAAAAGACTGGAATGGAACTATCCAACATATCAAGTACTAGCTAATAGCTCATCTTCTGAGTTTACAATGATGGAAATGAATCTGTTGTTTTACAAAGCAAGAACCCAGATTGTTGTGGTGACAGAATTGAAACTTCTGAATATCGGCAATTCAGTCAGACGAGGTAACGGAGCACTCATATATAATCAAAAGTCATAAAAAGACCCCTCGAATTCAGCTTCTGTCATCAAATCAACAGTTTCAAAATTCTGAAAAACGGTGGGTTAGTTGATTGTGCCAGCAGCATCCCGCATCCGGACCCAatcctctcgatctcctccgGCCATCTGTTTCCCTCCCTGCTAGTCAAACGCCTCCAAGATTGCTCCTGCCGCTGCAAGAGGAAAGCTGCTTCCTTAGGGGCTTCGGGCTGCTACTTATTCACTGGACATCAATAATCGAACCTATAGAAGAACAAACGATACAAGACAGTTTAGTTTGTGATAAATCGTGCATTGCCAAGCAATCGGCATACGACTACTATTTATATCAAAGATAAATATCTGCATTTTGCAAAGCTAGCTGAAATCAACAAACATCGTCTCTGATCTCAAAAGAAACAACATCTATCTTAGCACGACAACTTTATACTCTACATAGCCACAAGAGGAGACAAGAGTACAACGCACGGTAAATTAAGGACATCTTAGCCAGATTACCAACAACATACCTCACCATGACAAACTAAATTGAACACCATCACCAAGCTTCACCAGAGGCCCTCCATTGCGGCAGACTGGCAGCTCTCTTCAACAAATTTCTTAACTTGGTTGCTGGTATCTCAATCTTGAACCTAAATAGATAATGTTAGAAAGCTTTCTAAAAGTATGAAGTGTTAGTGCGGCTAAGCAATGCATACAGCTCAAGATGACAATACTCTGGCCTAGAGGCGACGCGGACAAGAAGCTAGCTGGGAAGTTTCCACAGAAAAATGTAGTTTCTTCTGAAGAACTAGATGAACAAACAAACATTACTAAGTAGAACTGGACACTACATGTACATACAAAAATAAGACAAAAACCAATCATGCAATTGACTTTGAAGATAAATTACTCAGTCACATTAGAATATGCCTCCTTGTGATCTACTTCTTGAATATTGAGGGTAACTTCAGTCAGGAGTCGCATGTAAGGAAAAATTCTATATACAGCAGTTCTCCTCCATCACTTGATCAAAATAGTTAACAAAGACATTGGTTGCTCTGCTACTTAGTCAACAAATCCGCAAATGGGAAAGCAATAGCATATCCTCCCTTGTTAGTCGTTAAAATAATTCACATATTTACATCTTTTAACTTTGTTCTTCAAAAAAATGATTGCATTTCCATGTCCATGTCCTAACTTCACTTGTCCTCTGGAGCTGCGACTTTAATGACTCTCTGGTCCCACCTCAACATTTATACTCAGCAAAAATGCTCTTGAATCACATATATGGCCAATCAGCTCCATTCAGCTGATTCACGAGGCTTTATGCAATCGACCTTTGAGAACCACatattatatagtttttttttaagaaagggCAAAAGCTTTGCCACTTTTATATTGACATATTATATAGATTGAATCACCAATAGTCATCACATGAGCAGACTCCATCTTCTATACAATGAAACCGAACAGTGTCCCTTACAACTATTCTTCTGCCTGTGGCAAGTGAAATGAGTTTGATGGCAACATGGCAATCATCACATATCCTGACGTTTTTCATTATACGAATAGCTTCTCCCTTGGGGGTGCGAATAAGGCCAAATGCAAGAGCTAATTTCTCACTGTGATACATAAGATGTTCTTCCTTTTGTTCATCCTCAACATCATGTAGGGCCACTGCAATGTTTGGAACATATCCAATCACTTTTATCTTGTCTATCAGCTCTTGGAGTTTTTTGGTGATCTGCTCCATATATGGGTGTTTTTTGTCCTCAGATGTGAAAACATGGACCTCACTACCCACTTGAATCCAACTAACACCAGGCTCCTTCCTAACGCCCAACTCTCTCATCAGCCTCCGAACCTTCACGACACCATCCCACC
This window encodes:
- the LOC4339671 gene encoding protein phosphatase 2C 51 → MRETGATDEGHACEVVVAGGDGKAAAARRRRRLELRRLGLAAEDDAAAKRIRSVKDGSSSDDSSTEVVPRSWPACVSHGSVSVIGRRREMEDAVAIERTFMASTGDGAGAIRGGGEGEEDFFAVYDGHGGSRVAEACRKRMHVVLAEEVSLRRLRGQSASGGDVRWKEAMLASFARMDGEVVGSVAAAAPRVDGTEPSGFRTVGSTAVVAVVGRRRIVVANCGDSRAVLSRGGVALPLSTDHKPDRPDELERVEAAGGRVINWNGYRVLGVLATSRSIGDYYLKPFVSAEPEVRVVERTDKDEFLILASDGLWDVVSNEVACKIARNCLNGRAASMFPESVSGSSAADAAALLAELAVSRGSRDNISVVVVELRRLKSRAA
- the LOC4339671 gene encoding protein phosphatase 2C 51 isoform X1, with protein sequence MRETGATDEGHACEVVVAGGDGKAAAARRRRRLELRRLGLAAEDDAAAKRIRSVKDGSSSDDSSTEVVPRSWPACVSHGSVSVIGRRREMEDAVAIERTFMASTGDGAGAIRGGGEGEEDFFAVYDGHGGSRVAEACRKRMHVVLAEEVSLRRLRGQSASGGDVRWKEAMLASFARMDGEVVGSVAAAAPRVDGTEPSGFRTVGSTAVVAVVGRRRIVVANCGDSRAVLSRGGVALPLSTDHKPDRPDELERVEAAGGRVINWNGYRVLGVLATSRSIGISNFRRLLPEAVRERRAGGEGGGEDGQGRVPDPGERRAVGRGVQRGGVQDRQELPQRPRGLHVPGVRLRQLGRRRRGAPRRARRLARQQGQHQRRRRRAQAAQEQGSLSFDIIRDGGGTSLLINKLLVAPCTLRR